The proteins below come from a single Acidovorax sp. NCPPB 4044 genomic window:
- the rplV gene encoding 50S ribosomal protein L22 → MSETRAVLRGVRLSVDKGRLVADLIRGKKVDQALNILTFTQKKAAVIVKKVLESAIANAEHNDGADIDELKVKTIYVEQGTTLKRFTARAKGRGNRISKPTCHVYVTVGN, encoded by the coding sequence ATGTCTGAAACACGTGCTGTCCTCCGTGGTGTCCGCCTGTCGGTGGACAAGGGCCGTCTGGTTGCGGACCTGATCCGCGGCAAGAAGGTCGACCAAGCTCTGAACATCCTGACGTTCACGCAGAAAAAAGCTGCCGTGATCGTGAAGAAGGTGCTGGAGTCTGCTATCGCCAACGCCGAGCACAACGATGGCGCCGACATCGACGAACTGAAGGTCAAGACCATCTACGTCGAACAAGGCACCACGCTCAAGCGCTTCACGGCCCGGGCCAAAGGCCGCGGCAATCGCATCAGCAAACCCACCTGCCACGTTTACGTGACGGTCGGCAACTGA
- the tuf gene encoding elongation factor Tu, with protein MAKGKFERTKPHVNVGTIGHVDHGKTTLTAAIATVLSAKFGGEAKKYDEIDAAPEEKARGITINTAHVEYETANRHYAHVDCPGHADYVKNMITGAAQMDGAILVCSAADGPMPQTREHILLARQVGVPYIIVFLNKCDMVDDEELLELVEMEVRELLDKYSFPGDDTPIVRGSAKLALEGDKGPLGEQAIDKLAEALDTYIPTPERAVDGAFLMPVEDVFSISGRGTVVTGRIERGIIKVGEEIEIVGIRDTQKTTCTGVEMFRKLLDQGQAGDNVGLLLRGTKREDVERGQVLCKPNSIKPHTHFTAEVYVLSKDEGGRHTPFFNNYRPQFYFRTTDVTGAIELPADKEMVMPGDNVSITVKLINPIAMEEGLRFAIREGGRTVGAGVVAKIIA; from the coding sequence ATGGCAAAAGGTAAGTTCGAACGTACCAAGCCCCACGTCAACGTGGGCACGATCGGCCACGTGGACCATGGCAAGACGACGCTGACGGCAGCGATCGCCACGGTGCTGTCCGCCAAGTTCGGCGGCGAAGCCAAGAAGTACGACGAAATCGATGCGGCACCTGAAGAAAAGGCCCGCGGCATTACCATCAACACCGCTCACGTGGAATACGAAACGGCCAATCGCCATTACGCCCACGTGGACTGCCCCGGCCACGCCGACTACGTCAAGAACATGATTACCGGCGCAGCCCAGATGGACGGCGCTATTTTGGTGTGCTCGGCCGCTGACGGCCCGATGCCCCAGACCCGCGAGCACATCCTGCTGGCGCGGCAGGTGGGCGTGCCCTACATCATCGTGTTCCTGAACAAGTGCGACATGGTGGACGACGAAGAACTGCTCGAACTCGTCGAAATGGAAGTGCGCGAACTCCTGGACAAGTACAGCTTCCCTGGCGACGACACCCCGATCGTGCGCGGTTCCGCCAAGCTGGCGCTGGAAGGCGACAAGGGCCCCCTGGGCGAGCAAGCCATCGACAAGCTGGCTGAAGCCCTGGATACGTACATCCCCACGCCAGAGCGCGCTGTGGACGGCGCTTTCCTGATGCCCGTGGAAGACGTGTTCTCCATCTCCGGCCGCGGCACCGTGGTGACCGGCCGTATCGAGCGCGGCATCATCAAGGTTGGCGAAGAAATCGAAATCGTCGGCATCCGCGATACGCAAAAGACGACCTGCACCGGCGTGGAAATGTTCCGCAAGCTGCTGGACCAAGGCCAGGCTGGGGACAACGTCGGCCTGCTGCTGCGCGGCACGAAGCGTGAAGACGTGGAGCGTGGCCAAGTGCTGTGCAAGCCCAACTCCATCAAGCCACACACCCACTTCACGGCTGAGGTGTATGTTCTGTCCAAGGACGAAGGCGGCCGCCACACGCCGTTCTTCAACAACTACCGTCCACAGTTCTACTTCCGCACGACCGACGTGACCGGCGCCATCGAGCTGCCGGCCGACAAGGAAATGGTCATGCCCGGCGACAACGTGTCGATCACCGTCAAGCTGATCAACCCCATCGCCATGGAAGAAGGCCTGCGCTTCGCCATCCGCGAAGGTGGCCGTACGGTCGGCGCTGGCGTCGTGGCAAAGATCATTGCTTAA
- the rplB gene encoding 50S ribosomal protein L2, protein MAVIKMKPTSPGQRAVVKVTRDHLYKGEAYAPLLEPQFQKAGRNNNGHITTRHKGGGHKHHYRVVDFKRNKDGISAKVERIEYDPNRTAHIALVCYADGERRYIIAPRGLEVGATLMSGSEAPIRAGNTLPIRNIPVGSTIHCIELKPGAGAQIARSAGASATLLAREGTYAQVRMRSGEVRKIHIECRATIGEVANEEHSLRQLGKAGVKRWMGIRPTVRGVAMNPVDHPHGGGEGRTGEGRHAVDPWGNLTKGYRTRNNKRTQVMIVSRRKK, encoded by the coding sequence ATGGCAGTCATCAAGATGAAACCGACCTCGCCCGGCCAACGTGCCGTGGTGAAGGTCACGCGTGACCACCTCTACAAGGGTGAAGCGTATGCGCCCCTGCTGGAACCCCAGTTCCAGAAGGCTGGACGCAACAACAACGGTCACATCACCACCCGCCACAAGGGCGGTGGCCACAAGCACCACTATCGTGTGGTGGACTTCAAGCGCAACAAGGACGGAATTTCCGCCAAGGTTGAGCGCATCGAATACGACCCCAACCGCACGGCCCACATCGCCCTGGTGTGCTATGCCGACGGTGAACGCCGTTACATCATCGCTCCGCGTGGTCTGGAAGTCGGTGCAACGCTGATGTCGGGTTCGGAAGCTCCGATCCGCGCTGGCAACACGCTGCCGATCCGCAACATTCCCGTGGGTTCGACGATCCACTGCATCGAGCTGAAGCCCGGTGCCGGTGCCCAGATCGCTCGTTCGGCAGGCGCATCCGCGACGCTGCTGGCCCGCGAAGGCACGTACGCCCAGGTGCGTATGCGCTCGGGTGAAGTGCGCAAGATCCATATCGAGTGCCGCGCCACGATCGGTGAAGTTGCCAACGAAGAACACAGCCTGCGCCAACTCGGCAAGGCCGGTGTGAAGCGCTGGATGGGTATTCGTCCCACGGTTCGCGGCGTTGCCATGAACCCGGTGGATCACCCGCACGGTGGCGGCGAAGGCCGTACCGGCGAAGGCCGCCATGCCGTCGATCCTTGGGGCAATCTCACCAAGGGTTATCGCACCCGCAACAACAAGCGCACACAGGTGATGATCGTGTCGCGCCGCAAGAAGTAA
- the rpsQ gene encoding 30S ribosomal protein S17: MTEAKKSLKRTLVGKVVSDKRAKTVTVLVERRVKHPIYDKIVMKSSKYHAHDENGEYKLGDTIEITESRPLSKTKNWVATRLVQKAGLL, encoded by the coding sequence ATGACGGAAGCTAAAAAATCCCTCAAGCGCACCTTGGTTGGCAAGGTGGTCAGCGACAAGCGTGCCAAGACCGTGACGGTTCTGGTTGAACGCCGTGTGAAACACCCGATCTACGACAAGATCGTGATGAAGTCGAGCAAGTACCACGCGCACGACGAAAACGGCGAATACAAGCTGGGTGACACCATCGAGATCACGGAAAGCCGTCCGCTTTCCAAGACCAAGAACTGGGTGGCGACCCGCCTCGTTCAAAAGGCCGGTCTGCTCTGA
- the rplP gene encoding 50S ribosomal protein L16 → MLQPARRKYRKEQKGRNTGVATRGNSVAFGDFGLKCTDRGRLTARQIEAARRAISRHVKRGGRIWIRVFPDKPISTKPAEVRMGNGKGNPEYYVAEIQPGKIVFEIVGVPEELAREAFRLAAAKLPLRTTFVARQIGA, encoded by the coding sequence ATGCTGCAACCCGCTCGTCGCAAATACCGCAAGGAGCAGAAGGGCCGCAACACTGGCGTCGCCACCCGGGGTAACTCGGTCGCGTTCGGTGATTTCGGTCTGAAGTGCACGGACCGCGGCCGTCTGACGGCCCGCCAGATCGAGGCCGCACGCCGTGCGATCTCCCGTCACGTGAAGCGTGGCGGCCGTATCTGGATCCGCGTGTTCCCTGACAAGCCGATTTCCACCAAGCCCGCAGAAGTGCGGATGGGTAACGGCAAGGGCAATCCCGAGTACTACGTGGCAGAAATCCAGCCCGGCAAGATCGTCTTCGAAATCGTTGGCGTTCCTGAAGAGCTGGCACGCGAAGCGTTCCGTTTGGCTGCTGCCAAGCTGCCGCTGCGCACCACGTTCGTTGCCCGCCAGATCGGCGCTTGA
- a CDS encoding peroxiredoxin family protein, whose translation MGMKHWIGAAAVAAFVGVGAFVFLGAGRSEAPETTFVLLDGSRQTTADLRGKVTLVNFWATSCTTCVAEMPEIVSTYGKYRGQGFETLAVAMSYDPPSYVVNFAETRQLPFKVAIDNTGAVAKAWGDVRLTPSTFIVNKRGEIVKSYVGAPDFPELHRLIERLLAET comes from the coding sequence ATGGGCATGAAGCATTGGATCGGCGCGGCAGCGGTCGCGGCTTTCGTGGGTGTGGGCGCCTTCGTATTCCTGGGAGCCGGTCGCTCGGAGGCCCCGGAAACCACCTTTGTGCTGCTGGACGGCAGCCGGCAGACCACCGCGGATCTGCGGGGCAAGGTCACCCTCGTGAACTTCTGGGCCACGAGCTGCACCACCTGCGTGGCCGAGATGCCGGAGATCGTCTCCACCTATGGCAAATACCGCGGCCAGGGCTTCGAAACGCTGGCCGTCGCCATGAGCTACGACCCACCCAGCTATGTCGTGAACTTCGCCGAGACCCGCCAGTTGCCCTTCAAAGTGGCCATCGACAATACCGGTGCTGTGGCCAAGGCTTGGGGCGATGTGCGCCTGACCCCTTCCACCTTCATCGTGAACAAGCGCGGCGAAATCGTGAAGAGCTACGTGGGCGCCCCCGACTTTCCCGAGCTCCATCGGCTGATCGAGCGGCTGCTGGCGGAAACCTGA
- a CDS encoding PTS sugar transporter subunit IIA encodes MSTRILLIAHAPLAHALRACALHVFPDSAEDILALDVHPNAPPEDTLSAARILLEGGPADGTTLVLTDVFGATPCNVAQRLVDGEHSRLVTGVNLPMLLRTVSYRREPLDALVSRAVVGGTQGVMQVAAAAPQNQTRRPHHDQDDHHHQQ; translated from the coding sequence ATGAGCACGCGCATCCTTCTCATCGCCCACGCACCGCTGGCCCATGCGCTGCGCGCCTGCGCCCTGCATGTCTTCCCCGATTCCGCCGAGGACATCCTGGCGCTCGACGTGCATCCCAATGCCCCTCCGGAAGACACGCTCTCGGCTGCCCGCATCCTGCTGGAAGGCGGGCCCGCCGATGGCACGACGCTGGTGCTCACCGACGTGTTCGGTGCCACGCCCTGCAACGTGGCGCAGCGCCTCGTGGACGGCGAGCACTCGCGCCTCGTCACCGGCGTGAACCTGCCCATGCTGCTGCGCACGGTGAGCTACCGGCGCGAGCCGCTCGACGCGCTGGTCTCCCGCGCGGTCGTGGGAGGCACCCAGGGGGTGATGCAGGTCGCCGCCGCCGCACCCCAGAACCAGACCCGACGTCCCCACCATGATCAAGACGACCATCACCATCAGCAATAA
- the rpsJ gene encoding 30S ribosomal protein S10 — protein sequence MSKQKIRIRLKAFDYKLIDQSAAEIVDTAKRTGAIVKGPVPLPTRMKRFDILRSPHVNKTSRDQFEIRTHQRLMDIVDPTDKTVDALMKLDLPAGVDVEIKLQ from the coding sequence ATGTCCAAGCAAAAGATTCGCATCCGCCTGAAGGCTTTCGATTACAAGCTGATCGACCAGTCTGCTGCCGAAATCGTCGATACCGCCAAGCGTACCGGTGCCATCGTCAAGGGCCCCGTGCCCCTGCCGACGCGCATGAAGCGTTTTGACATCCTGCGCTCGCCACACGTCAACAAGACGTCGCGGGATCAGTTTGAAATTCGCACGCACCAGCGCCTGATGGACATCGTCGATCCCACCGACAAGACGGTCGACGCTCTCATGAAGCTGGACCTGCCTGCAGGTGTGGATGTCGAGATCAAGCTCCAGTAA
- the rpsC gene encoding 30S ribosomal protein S3, with protein MGQKIHPTGFRLAVSRNWASRWYASNRDFAGMLAEDIKVREYLKAKLKNAAVSRILIERPAKNARITIYSARPGVVIGKKGEDIENLKKELATRLGVPVAVNIEEVRKPEIDAKLIADSITQQLEKRIMFRRAMKRAMQNAMRLGAQGIKIMSAGRLNGIEIARTEWYREGRVPLHTLRADIDYGTSEAKTTYGVIGVKVWVYKGDTLGRNDLPAAETPRPEEERRPRGPRRDGRPGGDRAGAGRGPRRPVGGNVAPADGSDKPAGAGGADNTAVKRVRKVDAPATAADGKGE; from the coding sequence ATGGGACAGAAAATCCATCCTACCGGCTTCCGCCTGGCCGTGAGCCGCAACTGGGCCAGCCGCTGGTACGCGAGCAACCGTGACTTCGCCGGTATGCTGGCCGAAGACATCAAGGTTCGCGAGTACCTGAAGGCCAAGCTCAAGAACGCTGCTGTGTCGCGCATCCTGATCGAGCGCCCTGCCAAGAATGCACGTATCACGATCTACTCGGCACGTCCGGGCGTCGTGATCGGCAAGAAGGGCGAAGACATCGAGAACCTCAAGAAGGAACTCGCTACGCGTCTGGGCGTGCCGGTTGCAGTGAACATCGAAGAAGTGCGCAAGCCCGAAATCGATGCCAAGCTGATCGCCGACTCGATCACCCAGCAGCTCGAAAAGCGCATCATGTTCCGCCGTGCGATGAAGCGCGCGATGCAGAACGCCATGCGCCTTGGTGCCCAAGGCATCAAGATCATGTCTGCCGGCCGTCTGAACGGTATCGAAATCGCACGTACCGAGTGGTACCGCGAAGGCCGTGTGCCACTGCACACCCTGCGCGCCGACATCGACTACGGCACCTCCGAAGCCAAGACCACCTACGGTGTGATCGGCGTGAAGGTGTGGGTCTACAAGGGTGACACGCTGGGCCGCAACGACCTGCCGGCCGCTGAGACGCCGCGCCCTGAAGAAGAGCGCCGTCCCCGTGGTCCTCGCCGCGATGGCCGCCCAGGTGGCGACCGCGCCGGTGCAGGCCGTGGTCCGCGCCGTCCCGTGGGTGGCAATGTCGCTCCGGCCGATGGCAGCGACAAGCCCGCTGGTGCCGGTGGCGCCGATAACACCGCCGTTAAGCGCGTTCGCAAGGTTGACGCGCCCGCTACAGCAGCGGACGGCAAAGGAGAATAA
- a CDS encoding GNAT family N-acetyltransferase, producing the protein MSVNQPTVTLLKPCHPAEMDAVRDIFREYGESLGIDLQFQDFESELLHLPADYAPPRGQILLAEVDGAIAGCCALRPLDAADYPNAAEMKRLYVRKAFRGFGLGRQLAEAMLDVARQTGYACVLLDTLDGMESARALYTDLGFEEIPPYYHNPIAGSHYLKVDID; encoded by the coding sequence ATGTCCGTGAACCAGCCCACCGTCACCCTCCTGAAGCCCTGCCACCCCGCCGAAATGGACGCCGTGCGCGACATCTTCCGCGAGTACGGTGAAAGCCTGGGCATCGACCTGCAGTTCCAGGATTTCGAATCGGAGCTACTCCACCTGCCGGCCGATTACGCGCCGCCGCGAGGGCAGATCCTGCTGGCCGAGGTAGACGGGGCTATCGCGGGCTGCTGCGCGCTCCGGCCGCTCGATGCGGCCGACTACCCCAATGCCGCCGAAATGAAGCGGCTGTATGTGCGCAAGGCGTTCCGTGGCTTCGGCCTGGGGCGCCAACTGGCCGAAGCCATGCTGGACGTGGCCCGGCAGACGGGCTATGCCTGCGTGCTGCTGGACACGCTGGACGGCATGGAATCGGCCCGCGCGCTGTATACGGACCTGGGTTTCGAGGAGATCCCGCCCTACTACCACAACCCCATCGCGGGGTCGCACTACCTGAAAGTCGATATCGACTGA
- the rpsS gene encoding 30S ribosomal protein S19: MTRSLKKGPFVDHHLLAKVEKAIATKDKKPVKTWSRRSMVLPDFIGLTIAVHNGKQHVPVYITDQMVGHKLGEFALTRTFKGHPADKKVQKK, from the coding sequence ATGACTCGCTCTCTCAAAAAGGGTCCGTTTGTTGACCACCACTTGCTGGCCAAGGTCGAGAAGGCCATTGCCACCAAGGACAAAAAGCCAGTCAAGACCTGGTCGCGCCGCTCCATGGTTCTGCCCGATTTCATCGGTCTGACCATCGCCGTTCACAACGGCAAGCAGCACGTGCCTGTCTATATCACCGACCAGATGGTGGGCCACAAGCTTGGCGAATTCGCCCTGACGCGCACCTTCAAGGGTCATCCCGCGGACAAGAAGGTCCAGAAGAAATAA
- the rplC gene encoding 50S ribosomal protein L3, producing MSQSNSQGLLGRKVGMMRLFTDDGDAVPVTVVDVSNNRVTQIKTQENDGYVALQVTFGSRKASRVSKPEAGHLAKAGVEAGEIVREFRLDADAVVSYKVGDSLPVSLFSVGQKVDVQGTSIGKGYAGTIKRHNMSSQRASHGNSRSHNVPGSIGMAQDPGRVFPGKRMTGHLGDATITTQNLDVIRIDEARQLLLIKGAIPGSKGGFVTVRPAVKAKASEGAN from the coding sequence ATGAGTCAGAGCAACTCCCAAGGGTTGCTGGGCCGCAAGGTGGGCATGATGCGCCTCTTCACCGATGATGGGGACGCAGTGCCTGTCACGGTGGTGGACGTGTCCAACAACCGCGTGACCCAGATCAAGACCCAAGAGAACGATGGCTACGTGGCCCTGCAGGTCACGTTCGGTTCGCGCAAGGCCTCCCGCGTGAGCAAGCCCGAAGCCGGCCACCTTGCCAAGGCAGGTGTGGAAGCCGGTGAAATCGTTCGTGAATTCCGCTTGGATGCCGACGCTGTCGTCAGCTACAAGGTGGGCGATTCGCTTCCCGTGTCGCTGTTCTCGGTGGGCCAGAAGGTCGATGTGCAAGGCACTTCGATCGGTAAGGGCTACGCCGGCACGATCAAACGCCACAACATGTCCTCCCAGCGCGCGTCGCACGGCAACAGCCGTTCGCACAACGTACCTGGCTCCATCGGCATGGCCCAGGATCCCGGACGCGTGTTCCCCGGCAAGCGCATGACCGGTCACCTCGGCGATGCCACCATCACGACGCAGAACCTCGACGTGATCCGTATCGACGAGGCACGCCAACTTCTCCTGATCAAGGGCGCAATCCCCGGATCCAAGGGCGGTTTCGTGACCGTGCGTCCCGCCGTCAAGGCCAAAGCTTCCGAAGGAGCGAACTAA
- a CDS encoding peroxiredoxin: MIKVGETLPAVTLMEYSEVEGEGCSLGPNAVVVEKAAAGKTIAVFAVPGAFTPTCSAKHVPGYVEQADAFKAAGVDEIWCLSVNDAFVMGAWARDQKTDGKVRMLADGDAAFAKATGLTLDLHGKGLGLRSNRYSMLVKDGKVVSLNIEAPGKFEVSDAATLLAQAQG; encoded by the coding sequence ATGATCAAAGTTGGAGAAACGCTGCCCGCCGTGACGCTGATGGAATATTCGGAGGTCGAGGGCGAAGGGTGCAGCCTGGGTCCCAACGCCGTGGTGGTCGAGAAGGCCGCGGCCGGCAAGACCATCGCGGTGTTTGCCGTTCCTGGCGCCTTCACTCCCACCTGTTCCGCCAAGCATGTGCCCGGGTATGTCGAGCAGGCCGATGCGTTCAAGGCTGCCGGCGTGGATGAGATCTGGTGCCTGAGCGTGAATGATGCCTTCGTGATGGGCGCATGGGCCCGTGACCAGAAGACCGACGGCAAGGTGCGCATGCTGGCCGACGGTGATGCGGCATTCGCCAAGGCAACGGGACTGACGCTGGACCTCCATGGCAAGGGCCTGGGCCTGCGCAGCAACCGCTATTCCATGCTCGTCAAGGATGGCAAGGTGGTGTCGCTGAATATCGAGGCGCCCGGCAAGTTCGAAGTGAGCGACGCTGCCACCCTGTTGGCCCAGGCGCAGGGCTGA
- the rpmC gene encoding 50S ribosomal protein L29, with the protein MTKAAELRQKDEAGLEAEIKSLQKAHFGLRMQKATQQLGNTSTLRSTRRDIARAKTILAEKQAAK; encoded by the coding sequence ATGACGAAAGCTGCTGAACTGCGCCAAAAAGACGAAGCCGGCCTGGAAGCCGAAATCAAGTCCCTGCAGAAGGCCCATTTCGGCCTGCGCATGCAGAAGGCCACGCAACAACTTGGCAACACGAGCACGCTGCGTTCCACGCGCCGTGACATCGCACGTGCCAAGACCATTCTTGCTGAGAAGCAAGCCGCCAAGTAA
- the rplW gene encoding 50S ribosomal protein L23, translated as MSTTQFDEGRLMQVLVAPIVSEKATMVAEKSNAVTFKVLQNATKPEIKAAVELMFKVEVKGVSVVNTKGKAKRFGKTMGRRDNIRKAYVTLKEGQELNLSGEAA; from the coding sequence ATGAGCACGACCCAGTTTGACGAAGGCCGTCTGATGCAGGTGCTTGTCGCCCCCATCGTGTCCGAAAAGGCCACCATGGTTGCCGAAAAGTCCAATGCTGTGACGTTCAAGGTGCTGCAGAACGCAACCAAGCCAGAAATCAAGGCCGCCGTGGAATTGATGTTCAAGGTCGAGGTCAAGGGCGTTTCTGTGGTGAACACCAAAGGCAAGGCCAAGCGCTTTGGCAAGACCATGGGTCGCCGCGACAACATTCGCAAGGCCTATGTGACGCTGAAGGAAGGCCAAGAGCTGAACCTGTCCGGGGAGGCCGCTTAA
- the rplD gene encoding 50S ribosomal protein L4 has protein sequence MQLELLNDQGQAASKIDVPETVFDRQYNEDLIHQIVVAYRANARQGTRAQKDREQVRHSTKKPFKQKGTGNARAGMTSSPLWRGGGRIFPNLPEENFTQKINKKMYRAGMASILSQLAREGRLAVVDSLKLESPKTKVLADKFKAMNLQSVMVISDEVDENLYLASRNLKNVFVVEPRYADPVSLVHYKKVLVTKGAIDKLKEMFA, from the coding sequence ATGCAGCTCGAACTCCTGAATGACCAAGGCCAGGCCGCGTCCAAGATCGACGTGCCCGAGACCGTGTTCGACCGCCAATACAACGAAGATCTGATCCATCAGATCGTTGTCGCCTACCGTGCCAATGCCCGTCAAGGTACGCGAGCCCAGAAGGACCGCGAGCAGGTTCGTCACTCGACCAAGAAGCCTTTCAAGCAAAAGGGTACGGGTAACGCACGTGCTGGTATGACCTCCTCGCCACTGTGGCGTGGGGGCGGTCGCATCTTCCCGAACCTGCCCGAAGAAAACTTCACGCAGAAGATCAACAAGAAGATGTACCGTGCCGGCATGGCTTCCATCCTGTCCCAGCTGGCCCGCGAAGGCCGCTTGGCTGTGGTGGACTCGCTGAAGCTCGAGTCTCCCAAGACCAAGGTGCTCGCCGACAAGTTCAAGGCGATGAATCTGCAATCGGTGATGGTGATCTCCGATGAAGTGGACGAAAACCTCTACCTCGCATCGCGCAATCTGAAGAACGTGTTCGTCGTCGAGCCACGTTACGCAGATCCGGTGTCGCTGGTGCATTACAAGAAAGTGCTCGTCACCAAGGGCGCTATCGACAAACTCAAGGAGATGTTCGCATGA